The proteins below are encoded in one region of Fusobacterium simiae:
- a CDS encoding bifunctional 4-hydroxy-2-oxoglutarate aldolase/2-dehydro-3-deoxy-phosphogluconate aldolase has translation MKSILKKIEKIGIIPVIKLEEIEDTLPLAEALYEGGLPCAEITFRTNICADAIRLMKGKYPEMIVGAGTVLTKVQVDKAIEAGAEFIVSPGFNSEIVEYCNKKDIIITPGCSNPTDIEQAIKYGLDVVKFFPAESAGGIKMIKSLSAPYSKIKFIPTGGINSENLKNYLDFDKVIACGGTWMVPTELIAEKNFAKIKVLVKKAIENMLDFSLAHVGLNTKTSDEAENIVNKFENIFGFKKEENPNSIFAGSYIEVMRFPYLGKNGHIAIFTNFIERAVAYLERNSIKINKETAKYDSKGKLGAVYLQDEIGNFAIHLVQKIR, from the coding sequence ATGAAAAGTATATTAAAAAAAATTGAAAAAATAGGGATTATTCCAGTTATAAAACTAGAAGAAATAGAAGATACTCTTCCTTTAGCTGAAGCTCTTTATGAAGGAGGGCTTCCATGTGCAGAAATTACATTTAGAACAAATATTTGTGCTGATGCTATTAGATTAATGAAAGGCAAATATCCAGAAATGATTGTAGGAGCTGGAACAGTTCTTACTAAAGTGCAAGTGGATAAAGCAATAGAAGCTGGAGCAGAATTTATAGTAAGTCCAGGCTTTAATTCTGAAATAGTTGAGTATTGTAATAAAAAAGATATAATAATAACACCTGGGTGTTCAAATCCAACTGATATAGAACAAGCTATAAAGTATGGTCTTGATGTTGTTAAATTTTTTCCTGCAGAAAGTGCTGGGGGAATAAAAATGATAAAATCTTTAAGTGCTCCATATTCAAAAATTAAATTTATTCCTACTGGAGGAATTAACTCTGAAAATTTAAAAAATTATTTAGATTTTGATAAAGTAATTGCTTGTGGTGGGACTTGGATGGTTCCTACAGAGCTTATAGCTGAAAAAAATTTTGCAAAAATTAAAGTTTTAGTTAAAAAAGCAATAGAGAATATGCTTGATTTTTCCTTGGCACATGTGGGATTGAATACGAAAACTTCTGATGAAGCAGAAAATATTGTAAATAAATTTGAAAATATTTTTGGCTTTAAAAAAGAGGAAAATCCAAATTCTATTTTTGCAGGAAGCTATATTGAAGTTATGCGTTTTCCATATCTTGGTAAAAATGGACATATTGCTATATTTACTAATTTTATTGAGCGTGCTGTTGCTTATTTGGAGAGAAACTCTATTAAAATAAACAAAGAAACCGCTAAGTATGATTCTAAAGGGAAACTTGGAGCAGTATATTTGCAGGATGAAATTGGTAATTTTGCAATACATCTAGTGCAAAAAATAAGATAA